The Stegostoma tigrinum isolate sSteTig4 chromosome 38, sSteTig4.hap1, whole genome shotgun sequence genome contains a region encoding:
- the LOC125447128 gene encoding dynein axonemal light chain 4-like produces the protein MAEPEAKKEDADSRRIQTFPIIRFCDMPEEMKVETMELCVTACEKFSANNETAAKMIKETMDKRFGASWHVVVGEGFGFEVTHEIKNILYMYFGGNMAVCVWKCT, from the exons ATGGCGGAGCCCGAGGCAAAGAAAGAAGATGCAGACTCCAGGCGCATTCAAACCTTCCCTATCATCAGG TTTTGTGATATGCCAGAGGAAATGAAAGTGGAGACAATGGAATTGTGTGTCACGGCATGTGAGAAGTTTTCTGCGAACAATGAG ACTGCAGCCAAAATGATTAAAGAGACCATGGACAAGAGATTTGGTGCTTCCTGGCACGTGGTAGTCGGTGAAGGATTCGGCTTTGAAGTCACTCATGAGATAAAGAACATTCTGTACATGTATTTCGGGGGCAAcatggcagtgtgtgtgtggaaatgcACATAA